One window from the genome of Fulvivirga lutea encodes:
- a CDS encoding amidohydrolase, translated as MEELIALRKELHRYPEVSHKESNTALVIRDFIKKYNPDQVIENIGGSGIVFVFKGQEQGLNIAFRAELDALPIQEINEFKYKSVNEGVGHKCGHDGHMTMVAGLAEYLKNNRPKKGAVLLLFQPAEETGEGAELMFNDSKFSTLNIDYIFALHNLPGIPKGTIVSKNGVFASASKGLVVNLHGKTSHAAEPENGVSPAMAISEIIEAWNKLNDKELGLDDFAITTVVHAKLGSPSFGITPGEGVVMATLRAYKDEHLSILEDKAKLMAVQISEKYRLKYSFEEKEEFKSTINADDCHEHIAEAANALGFNYMEADNPFRWSEDFGVFTQNMKGAMFGLGAGESTPDLHNPDYDFPDDLIPIGVNMYKQIINQLLNK; from the coding sequence TTGGAAGAACTTATAGCTCTGCGAAAAGAGCTTCATCGTTATCCGGAAGTATCGCACAAAGAGTCTAATACAGCTCTTGTCATTCGTGATTTTATTAAGAAGTATAACCCCGATCAGGTGATAGAAAATATCGGGGGTAGCGGTATTGTGTTCGTTTTTAAAGGGCAAGAACAGGGTTTGAATATTGCATTCAGAGCTGAATTAGACGCATTACCTATCCAGGAAATCAATGAGTTTAAGTATAAATCAGTTAACGAAGGGGTAGGTCACAAGTGTGGCCATGATGGGCATATGACCATGGTAGCAGGACTGGCAGAATACCTGAAAAACAACAGACCCAAAAAAGGTGCTGTTTTACTTCTATTTCAACCGGCCGAGGAAACTGGTGAAGGTGCAGAACTAATGTTCAACGATTCAAAATTTAGTACATTAAACATAGATTACATCTTTGCGCTGCATAATTTACCCGGAATACCCAAAGGAACGATAGTTTCTAAAAATGGAGTTTTTGCCTCTGCATCTAAAGGCTTGGTGGTTAATCTCCATGGTAAAACTTCTCATGCTGCTGAACCTGAAAATGGCGTGAGTCCTGCAATGGCCATATCAGAAATTATTGAAGCATGGAATAAACTGAATGATAAAGAATTGGGACTCGATGATTTTGCGATTACAACAGTCGTTCATGCAAAACTAGGTAGTCCATCTTTTGGAATTACTCCTGGTGAAGGAGTGGTAATGGCTACTCTTAGAGCATATAAAGACGAGCATTTGAGTATCTTGGAGGATAAAGCCAAACTGATGGCCGTTCAAATTTCGGAAAAGTATAGATTGAAGTATTCATTTGAAGAAAAAGAAGAATTTAAATCCACAATCAATGCTGATGATTGCCATGAGCATATTGCCGAAGCGGCTAATGCTTTGGGATTCAATTATATGGAGGCAGATAATCCATTCAGGTGGAGTGAAGATTTTGGTGTGTTTACTCAGAATATGAAAGGTGCTATGTTTGGTTTAGGGGCAGGAGAGAGCACACCTGATTTGCACAATCCTGATTATGATTTTCCAGATGATCTTATTCCAATTGGAGTAAATATGTATAAACAAATAATTAATCAATTATTGAATAAATGA
- a CDS encoding sodium:solute symporter family protein yields the protein MHIIDLTIFIVYMIIMLGVGFFFLKKNKSTDDYYVGGRNMGSWHIGLSVVATDVGGGFSIGLGGLGFAMGLSGSWMLFTGLIGAWLAAVFLIPKVHKLSGDVQLLTFPQIFAHFYNAKVALLAGIISAIGYIGFTSSQILAGAKLASASFVNLDLNTALLIMGVIAIVYTVMGGIKAVIYTDTIQWIILMGGLIFIGIPIGYMEIGGYEAIKATVAPEFLRFNNVEWQTLVNWAITIIPIWFVGMTLYQRIYSCRDEKTAKKAWFIAGLFEWPIMALMGVMLGLFGRVAADQGMFEVLGYADVSNLDPELGLPLLLRSILPVGLLGLMMSAYFSAIMSTADSCLMAASGNLLTDVLGRWLYTGKETKVIMKYGQWLTLAIGILALILALYMTDVLELMLYSYAFMVSGLFVPILAALYYPKGSSQAAFLAMLIGGTTTLTLILLGVNLPLGLDANIYGIMASLFTFIITDKIVKLNKT from the coding sequence TGGCACATTGGTCTTTCAGTGGTAGCCACTGATGTTGGTGGCGGCTTTTCCATTGGACTTGGTGGTTTGGGTTTTGCCATGGGCTTATCTGGTTCCTGGATGCTTTTTACTGGTCTTATCGGTGCTTGGTTAGCAGCAGTATTTCTAATCCCTAAAGTTCATAAGCTATCTGGTGACGTGCAGCTACTTACCTTCCCGCAAATTTTTGCTCACTTTTATAATGCAAAAGTTGCACTCCTCGCAGGTATAATATCTGCCATTGGTTATATAGGATTCACAAGTTCACAAATTTTAGCAGGCGCAAAGTTAGCCTCAGCTTCTTTCGTAAATCTTGATCTAAATACAGCTCTATTAATCATGGGGGTTATTGCTATTGTGTATACTGTTATGGGCGGTATTAAAGCCGTAATTTATACCGATACAATCCAATGGATTATTCTAATGGGAGGTTTAATCTTCATTGGTATTCCAATCGGTTACATGGAAATAGGTGGCTATGAGGCCATAAAAGCAACAGTAGCACCGGAATTTCTTCGGTTCAACAATGTAGAATGGCAAACTTTGGTAAACTGGGCGATAACTATAATCCCAATCTGGTTTGTGGGTATGACACTTTATCAACGAATTTACTCTTGCCGTGATGAAAAGACCGCTAAAAAAGCGTGGTTTATAGCTGGCCTGTTTGAATGGCCCATTATGGCATTAATGGGTGTAATGCTCGGCCTATTTGGAAGAGTAGCTGCCGACCAGGGAATGTTTGAAGTGCTTGGCTATGCGGATGTTAGCAATTTAGACCCTGAGCTTGGTCTGCCCTTACTCTTACGTAGTATTTTACCTGTTGGCCTTTTAGGTTTAATGATGTCAGCTTATTTTTCTGCAATCATGTCAACAGCAGATAGCTGTTTAATGGCTGCTTCAGGTAACTTACTCACTGATGTATTAGGCCGATGGTTGTACACTGGAAAAGAAACCAAAGTAATTATGAAGTATGGCCAATGGCTAACACTGGCTATTGGTATTTTAGCTCTGATCCTGGCACTTTATATGACAGATGTGCTCGAATTAATGCTATATTCCTATGCATTTATGGTTTCAGGACTGTTTGTGCCAATACTCGCAGCACTTTACTATCCGAAAGGGAGTTCGCAGGCTGCTTTTCTTGCGATGCTCATTGGTGGTACCACAACGCTAACACTGATTTTATTAGGTGTGAATCTTCCGCTGGGGCTCGATGCGAACATCTATGGAATTATGGCATCGCTGTTCACGTTTATAATAACAGATAAAATTGTAAAACTTAATAAAACATAA
- a CDS encoding GNAT family N-acetyltransferase — protein MIERDAVASFLHTHLDEFGDEKADIAKAIDYALNAGVTPGGFVVTAKDNGKIVGAVVMNKTGMKGYIPEYILVYIAMHRDYRGHGIGKKLMQQAIKNADGDIALHVEPNNPAKFLYEKLGFTNKYLEMRLKK, from the coding sequence ATGATCGAAAGAGACGCAGTAGCTTCATTCCTTCATACTCATTTAGATGAATTTGGTGATGAAAAAGCTGATATTGCAAAGGCAATAGATTATGCGCTCAATGCTGGTGTAACACCGGGAGGTTTTGTGGTTACTGCCAAAGACAATGGAAAAATTGTTGGTGCAGTAGTAATGAATAAAACCGGTATGAAAGGCTATATTCCAGAGTACATTTTAGTATACATTGCCATGCATAGAGATTATCGAGGTCATGGAATTGGTAAAAAGCTTATGCAACAGGCTATTAAAAATGCTGATGGTGATATCGCATTACATGTTGAGCCTAACAACCCTGCCAAGTTTCTTTACGAGAAGCTAGGGTTTACTAACAAATACCTTGAAATGAGATTAAAAAAATAA